A DNA window from Chloroflexota bacterium contains the following coding sequences:
- a CDS encoding PAS domain S-box protein, translated as MKGTEKTKGQLIKELDSLRQRVAELEAMEAEHERAGQELKLRDQILEKSIQILESAIDPVFLHDVEGNLIYVNEAAAKSHGYTIEELMKINLYKLETPESSELVEPRIKKILEQGSDLFEVRHYCKDGSVVPFEMHTRTIEVDGNTFFFTAARDISERKRVEETLRDREERYRYLFEHSQVANALVGLDGKIIDANESAAALYGYDKSEVIGKDLLEFISPESKAKVAEAFAQGLQHTPAESVDVDVIAKGDIRTFFYPGGYHLVFEGGKEIGFLISAVDVTERKKAEEALRHSEERYRTILEEMEDGYFEVDLAGNFIFVNDALCRQLGYSREELIGMNYRAIIASDDVKNVYRAFNQIYREGQPIRDFNFKTVRKDDSIGHGELAVFPLRDEKGEIIGFRGVGRDIAERLQMEDALRRSEERYRTVLEEMEEAYYEMDLAGNFTFFSDALCHHLGYSREELMGMNYRVFTPPENIKKVFETYNNVYRTGESIKMFPMERIRKDGTRKLAEASVFPLRNDKGEIIGFRGVGRDVTERLQMIEALRRSEERYRTMLDEMKEAYYEVDLAGNFTFFSDALCQQLGYSREELTGMSYKAYTPSENTKKVFEAYNKVYRTGEPLKLFHSEQIRKDGTRILTEDAVFPLRDENGGIIGFRGVSRDITERKLAEEALQESEEKFRTLAEESPNMIFINKMGPVVYANMKCEEVMGYTREELCSHDFDFITLIAPEFREQVRVAFERHKKGFESEQLEYTLLTKDGRRVNSILATKLITYGGGHAILGMITDITERKKAEQELRQLEQRAQFSSRLASVGELASGVAHEINNPLTAVIGYAHLLLDRKDIPEDIRRDVEVINEGAQRVAGIIRKMLIFARQTKPERTYVDVNEIINTTLDLRAYSLQNNNVKVVLQLDPDLPMTVADPGQLQQVFLNLIMNAETEVKLAHGGGKLAIKTEEMDNNIRVSFKDNGLGIAKENLEKIFNPFFTTRKVGQGTGLGLSVCHGIVNEHKGRIWAESHLGKGATLIVELPIVTEHKQLEMPEPVIEEPHKVLKAKILVVDDEAVIRQFVSQMLMDEGHEVEALDSAEDALEQVKSKEYQVIMLDIKMPGMNGIELYRHFQKISLALAERVVFITGDVMGASTMAFLSKTKAPYIIKPFDAKQLKIEVNRILVRG; from the coding sequence ATGAAGGGCACTGAAAAGACAAAGGGGCAGCTAATAAAAGAACTGGACTCCTTGCGTCAACGGGTTGCTGAGCTGGAGGCAATGGAAGCCGAACATGAACGCGCAGGGCAGGAGTTGAAGCTGCGAGACCAGATTTTAGAGAAAAGCATCCAGATTTTAGAAAGCGCTATCGACCCCGTCTTTCTTCATGATGTTGAGGGTAATCTCATTTACGTTAATGAAGCAGCAGCTAAGTCGCATGGCTACACTATAGAAGAATTAATGAAAATTAATCTTTATAAGCTGGAGACCCCTGAGTCTTCAGAACTGGTCGAGCCACGCATTAAGAAAATTCTGGAACAGGGGTCAGACCTTTTTGAAGTAAGGCATTATTGTAAAGATGGCTCAGTGGTGCCATTTGAGATGCATACTAGAACTATTGAAGTAGATGGGAACACCTTCTTTTTCACTGCTGCGCGTGATATCAGCGAGCGCAAGCGAGTTGAGGAGACGTTGCGAGATAGAGAAGAGAGATACAGGTATCTCTTTGAACATAGCCAGGTCGCTAATGCCTTAGTCGGATTAGATGGAAAAATCATTGATGCCAATGAGTCAGCTGCGGCACTCTATGGATATGACAAGAGTGAGGTAATCGGTAAAGATTTGCTGGAATTTATCTCCCCGGAGAGTAAGGCAAAGGTAGCGGAGGCCTTTGCTCAAGGTTTACAGCATACCCCTGCTGAATCTGTGGATGTTGATGTCATTGCCAAAGGGGACATCCGAACCTTTTTCTACCCGGGAGGTTACCATTTGGTATTTGAAGGCGGTAAGGAGATAGGATTTTTAATTAGTGCAGTCGATGTGACCGAGCGCAAGAAGGCAGAGGAAGCCTTAAGACATTCGGAGGAGAGATATCGGACTATACTTGAGGAGATGGAGGATGGTTACTTTGAAGTTGACCTTGCTGGCAACTTCATTTTTGTTAATGATGCACTATGTCGCCAGCTAGGGTATTCCAGGGAAGAGCTGATAGGTATGAACTACCGAGCTATCATCGCTAGTGATGATGTCAAGAACGTTTATAGAGCTTTTAATCAGATCTACAGGGAAGGTCAGCCAATTAGAGATTTCAATTTTAAAACCGTTCGAAAAGATGACAGTATTGGGCATGGCGAGCTCGCAGTTTTCCCCTTACGAGACGAAAAGGGCGAGATAATCGGCTTTAGGGGAGTCGGCCGTGATATCGCTGAACGCCTGCAGATGGAGGACGCTTTAAGGCGGTCAGAGGAGAGATATAGGACTGTTTTAGAGGAAATGGAAGAGGCTTACTATGAGATGGACCTTGCCGGCAACTTCACGTTCTTCAGTGATGCACTGTGTCACCATTTAGGCTATTCCAGAGAAGAGCTAATGGGGATGAACTACCGGGTTTTCACACCCCCTGAGAATATCAAAAAAGTGTTTGAGACCTATAACAATGTGTATCGTACAGGTGAGTCGATTAAAATGTTTCCTATGGAACGGATTAGAAAGGACGGAACGCGAAAACTTGCCGAAGCCTCGGTCTTTCCTTTACGAAATGACAAGGGCGAAATAATTGGCTTTCGGGGAGTCGGCCGTGATGTCACCGAGCGCCTGCAGATGATTGAAGCTTTAAGGCGGTCGGAAGAGCGATACCGTACGATGCTTGACGAAATGAAAGAGGCCTACTATGAGGTGGACCTTGCCGGCAACTTCACTTTCTTTAGCGATGCACTGTGTCAGCAGTTAGGCTATTCCAGGGAAGAGCTAACGGGGATGAGCTACAAGGCTTACACGCCATCTGAGAATACCAAAAAGGTGTTTGAGGCCTACAATAAGGTGTATCGCACTGGTGAGCCACTCAAATTGTTTCATTCGGAACAGATTAGAAAGGACGGAACGCGAATACTCACCGAGGACGCGGTCTTCCCTCTGCGAGATGAAAACGGCGGAATCATCGGATTTCGGGGGGTCAGCCGCGACATCACCGAGCGTAAGCTAGCTGAGGAGGCATTGCAGGAGTCTGAAGAGAAATTCCGAACCCTGGCAGAAGAGTCACCAAACATGATTTTCATTAACAAGATGGGGCCAGTAGTTTATGCCAATATGAAATGTGAAGAAGTCATGGGTTACACGAGGGAAGAGTTGTGCTCTCACGATTTCGACTTCATAACACTGATTGCGCCCGAATTTAGGGAACAGGTGAGGGTAGCTTTCGAGCGTCATAAGAAAGGATTCGAGTCCGAACAACTAGAATATACGCTTCTCACTAAAGATGGAAGACGAGTCAACTCGATACTGGCTACAAAGCTGATCACATACGGTGGAGGGCACGCTATTCTGGGGATGATAACTGACATCACCGAGCGCAAGAAGGCAGAACAAGAACTAAGGCAACTGGAGCAGAGGGCTCAGTTCTCCAGTCGCTTGGCTTCTGTTGGTGAGTTGGCATCAGGTGTCGCCCACGAGATAAATAACCCTCTCACCGCAGTGATTGGTTATGCCCACTTGCTATTAGATAGAAAAGATATCCCTGAGGATATAAGGCGAGATGTGGAAGTTATTAATGAAGGCGCTCAGCGGGTAGCCGGAATTATCAGAAAAATGCTTATCTTCGCCCGTCAGACCAAGCCGGAACGGACATATGTTGATGTTAACGAAATCATAAACACCACGCTTGACCTGCGAGCTTATTCTTTGCAGAACAATAATGTAAAGGTTGTCCTCCAGCTTGACCCTGATTTGCCCATGACTGTCGCTGACCCCGGTCAACTCCAGCAGGTGTTTCTCAATTTAATTATGAATGCCGAAACAGAGGTCAAATTAGCCCACGGTGGCGGCAAGCTGGCAATTAAGACAGAGGAGATGGATAACAACATAAGAGTGTCTTTTAAAGACAATGGTCTGGGGATAGCCAAGGAAAATCTTGAGAAGATATTTAACCCCTTCTTCACCACTAGAAAGGTAGGTCAAGGGACAGGGCTTGGCTTGAGCGTCTGTCATGGCATAGTAAACGAACATAAAGGCAGGATATGGGCTGAAAGCCACCTAGGCAAAGGCGCTACCTTAATTGTGGAATTGCCCATAGTTACTGAGCACAAGCAGTTGGAGATGCCTGAGCCTGTCATCGAAGAGCCTCATAAGGTGCTCAAGGCTAAGATACTGGTGGTAGATGATGAGGCGGTGATAAGACAGTTCGTAAGCCAGATGCTGATGGATGAAGGGCATGAGGTGGAAGCTTTAGATAGCGCTGAAGATGCGTTGGAACAGGTTAAGAGTAAGGAGTACCAGGTCATCATGCTGGATATCAAGATGCCGGGCATGAATGGCATTGAGTTGTACAGGCATTTTCAAAAGATATCACTGGCTTTGGCTGAGAGGGTAGTTTTTATAACCGGCGATGTTATGGGAGCGAGCACCATGGCCTTTCTTTCCAAGACCAAAGCGCCTTATATTATCAAGCCGTTTGATGCCAAGCAGTTGAAGATAGAGGTAAACCGCATATTAGTCAGGGGGTGA